In the genome of Anabaena cylindrica PCC 7122, the window ATCAACTACCCACAATCCAACTACAAGAAGCACTAGAAGCAACAATTACATCCTTTAATGGTATTGGTGGCAGGCTTTATATTCAACAGAGTCAAGAAATATATACCTATGGTGAACAACCACAACTAACTTATGAACTAGAAAATATTGCCATTGAACAACATCCTGTTTGGCAAAACTGGATATCTGAGTACAAACCCGGTCAAATTTGGCCAATTTCTGACCTTTATAAACAACCTGATTTCAGAATTTTAGCTCTAGCCTTTAAGTCCACTCGGATTCGGGGACTAATGATCATTCCCCTCCACTACCGCGAAAATTTCATTGGTGTATTAAGCATTTTTCGCCCAGAATTAGATAGTGAAGTTCTCTGGGCAGGAAGATTAGATCCTAATAAGCATCAAGAATTACCACGTCTTTCCTTTGAACTTTGGCGAGAAGAAAAAAAAGGTCAAGCACCTGCATGGAAACCGGAAGAAATAGCCCTGGGAAAAGCTTTGTCTCATAACTTTGCCATGGCAATTCAGCAGCAACAAACATACCAACAAATACAGTTGCTGAATACTAACCTAGAAGTGAGAGTACAGGAACAAACAGCTGAAATAGAAAAAACTCTGCTGCTGACTAAAGCTCTCAAGCAAGTTACAGACCAAATTCGTAGAACTTTGGACTTGAATAAAATCCTACAAACCATCGTCCAAGAAGTTCGTCCTCTACTCAATTCTGACCGAGTATTGATTTATCAATTACTGAATGAAGGTAATGGTGAGGTAATAGTCGAAGAAGTTAATGGTAATTGGCCATCGGTTTTGGGCATGAAGCTACCATCAGAATGCTTTCCTGAAGAGTATGCCCGTCTTTACTTACGGGGCAGAGTGAGAGCAATTGACAATATATTTACAGATGTATTAAGCACTTGCCATCGAGAATTCTTGGAAAGTATGCAAATCCAAGCCAATTTAATTGTACCTATCAAAATGGAAACCCAACTTTGGGGTTTATTAGTTGCCCATCATTGTGAATCACCACGAAATTGGCAAGATGCAGAAATTGATTTGTTACAACAGTTAGCAGACCAAGCTGCGATCGCAATTCAGCAAGCCCAACTCTACCAACAAAGCTGTAGCGCCGAAGCCGAAGCGATCGCTAAAGCTGCACAACTAGAGCATACATTGCATCAACTCCAAGAAACCCAATCTAAACTAATTCAAACAGAAAAAATGTCCGGTTTAGGACAGTTAGTTGCAGGTATAGCCCACGAAATCAACAACCCTGTCAACTTTATCTACGGCAACCTTTGTCATGCCAGTAATTACACAGAAGACATACTCAAACTTTTACAACTCTACCAATCCCACTATCCTGACCCTATAGCTGAGATTTGTGAAACTATGCAAACCATAGACTTTAACTTTGTGATTCAAGACCTACCAAAAATCATGTCATCAATGAAACTAGGTTCAGATCGCATCCGTTCAATAGTCCTATCATTACGCAACTTTTCCCGTCTTGATGAAGCTGAAAACAAGCGAGTTGACTTACACGAAGGCATTGATAACACCTTACTAATTTTGCAACATCGGCTCAAACCACATAGTCATTTTCCTGGTATTGAAGTCATGAAAGATTATGGTGACTTACCAAAGGTAGAATGCTATGCCGGACAAATGAATCAGGTATTTATGAATGTTATTAACAATGCTATTGATGTCTTAACTGATCAAATAGAGGAAAGTTCAAAATCCGCCGATATTAAACTTTTACCCGCTATTCGGATTTCTACCAGAGTCTCAGCACAAAATTCCTATCTGTTAATTAGCATTGCAGATAATGGCCCAGGCATGAGTGAAGAAGTTAAAAAGCGGATATTTGATCCATTTTTTACAACAAAGCCTGTAGGCAAGGGTACAGGACTAGGATTAGCAATTAGTTACCAAATTGTTGTTGAAAAACATGGTGGACTAATGGAATGTATCTCAGCACCAGGAAAAGGTACAGAATTCTGGATTGAAATTCCCCTGAAATTAACAAGAGAAAAAAATAGTTAATTAGGGCAAGGAATTCGGAGTTCGGAGTTCGGAGTCAGGAGTCAGGAGTCAGGAGTCAGGAGTCAGGAGTCAGGAGAAAGAAGATGGTAGTTCATCTTAATTTAATCAATAATATATTTGCTAAAAAAGTAAAGTTTAATGAAGAAAATTAGCACCTCTATCTACAGGTGCTACTCTAAATATAGAAGCAAAAGGAACTAGCTTCCCTGGCAGATCAAACAGCTAGAGTTGAAAAGTAAAAAGAGGTCAAAACCGCTGTTAAATTCCTATCTGTCTCGTCAAAACAACACAACACCCAACGCGAACGCTGATATTCCCTCAAAAGATTAAAATCAGTGGGCAATGTATGTGCTTTTCATTGTTTATTAAAGTGATGAAACTTACTACATCCCAAGATAGAATCAAACAATAAGAAGAGGGAAACACCAAGTTAATAGATGTTGGGTGTTGTTGTGTGTAACAGAGAATAGGCAAGAAAAAAGTGGCTTTAGCCCAGAGAGCTTCAATCCTATCTTCTCACACCATTTCACGAAAAGCCTGATACAAATCATTGGTGTTTAATTCTTTCCCCACTGCTCCCCTACTCCCCTGCTCCCCTGCTCCCCTGCTCCCCTGCTCCCTATGTGTATTAACTTTAAAGTGAAACAGTATCAGTCCCCAGCGTTAGGCGTAAGTTTGTACTACAATTGAATAGCAACAGACACTTAAAAATAGCGCCTTATGTCAATTATTGCGCTCAGAGCGTGGTATCTACAAGATTATGAGCCAATTACAGAATTGGAAAAACGTCCCCCAGACATTCGCTTGAGTAAAAAAAGCTTACTCAAAACTGGACTACGTGCGGATTTTTTGGAAGAGAGTGATGAAGTTAAAGCTTCAACTTGGTTTAGGCGCTATTTGGAAGGTGAAAACACTGAATTTTATATTGAGGGTAGCGGTGGTTATTGTGTAGCTAACATTGATTTGATTAGCCATGAAATATATTTTACAAAACAAGCGTTGTTAGCTCAGTTAGAACCAACGATTTTTTTCTGCTATCAAACGGAGTATGCCGCAGCGAGTGATTTGCTTAGAGAAGAACTGCAAGAAAGCTTGAAAACTTTAAACTTGCGCTCGCGTTTGCCCTTAACATTAATAGAATCATCCCGTCCTAGCAATGCACCTCTGCGGCTGAACCGCACCATGATGCGGAAAATTCGTAAGAGTTTATTATTTATTGCCGACACCACAGCCATAACAAGCATTGATAGCAAAGAAACTCATCAACTAATTCCTAGTCCCAATGTCTGCGTAGAAATTGGTTATGCGATCGCAACTAAGCGGGCTGAACAAATTTTATTAGCACAAATGCAACGCCCAGAATTAGAAGGGCAATTTCCCTTTGATTTACCCGTGCAGCAAATTTTACAATTTCAAGACAGTCCCGAACTAAATAAAATCCTCACAGGAGCCATTGAAACCCAGTTAGCACGGTTTAAATTATTTTAGAGACTAAATAATGGGGAGAGTATTTATTTATCTTTCCCCTGCTCCTCTGCTCCTCTGCCCCCCTGCCCCCTTTCCCCAATCTCCAACTTTTTGGGAACCACTTCCGGGGAAGTAAGCGTCGTGAGGCGAAAGTAAAAGTTCTGAACTCTGATGATTTTGGTACATCTGATACTTTTCCCGTGTGCTTACCCTTTTCATAGGGGGCCGACGTGGTTAACAATAGGTTGGATGTATTTAAAATGATGTGAATTTATGCCTAGAACTCCAAACGAATATGCCGTTTTCCTTCTTTTGGATAGCGGACATCGGGAAGAAGTGCGTTTTCCTACGATTCAAGAGTTTCAGAAGTGGTATAGTGGGGAGCTTGTGCCAAAGTCAGCTTCTAATGATTTTATTAGCGTACCGATTAAAAATATTCAAGGCGAATATATGGTGGTGCGTCCATCCCGCATTGTTGGCATTCGGGTAGAACCGATTTTTAGCTCTAGTATTGAAAGATGATGAGAAAAACCTTTGCTTTGCTGTCTTTGAGTCTGGGAATTGCCCTTGTAAATCCACTTTGGTCAGTTGTTGCTCAAGTTCCGACTACACTGCCGATACCAATACCGACTACTCCAGAAGTCTTACCAGCACTCCAACCTGTGAACGTGGAAAACGCTTGTAACACCCAAGGTTGCTTGGGTTGGGATGAGCAACTTTGGGGTCAACAAGGAGATAGGCAAGCACTGTTAACTTCCATTGATCATAGTTTGCGTTACTTGGGAACGAGTAAAGCGATCGCTACTTATCAAAATTATCCAATTAAAGAGATTACCCTAGATCGTGTCCGTCGGAGTTTGTTACGCTTCCGGCAACTTGTTGTTAGTTCCAAGTCAGCAGCCGAACTACAAGCCGCTGTCCGACGGGAGTTTGTTTTCTATCAGTCTGTAGGCAACGATGGCAAAGGTACTGTTAAATTTACAGCTTATTACGAGCCGGAGTATACCGCCAGCCGGGTGAGAACTTCAACATATAAATATCCCTTGTATAAAGCACCGGCAAACTTTAAAGAATGGGCTAAACCTCATCCAAAACGAGTTGATTTGGAAGGTAAAGATGGTTTATTGGGGAATAAAAGCAAATTACGTGGCTTAGAGATGCTTTGGTTCCGCGATCGCATGGATGCATACATGATCCATATCCAAGGTTCTGCCCAAATTAAATTAACCAATGGTAGAAGAACCTCTGTAGGCTTTGCCGGAGGAACAGATTATCCTTGGACTAGTATCGGGGGAGAACTAGCTAAAGATGGTAAATTGCCACTTAGCGGCTTAACCATGCCCAAGTTACT includes:
- a CDS encoding GAF domain-containing protein: MTFSEDQPDGLQQENLLHKMIKQIRRSLDLQEILTSTVTEVRLFLRTDRVKIYRFDTDGSGEVIAESIHNNCLPSLLGLHFPANDIPASAKEMFLLTRQRSIVDVTAGTIGLSPLKSAKNGKPLPTENIHYRQADPCHLQYLKTMGVKSSFAVPILEYDPTGQSTQPKLWGLLVSHDSQTRTILKQELKVVTQVADQVAIAISQSNLLSEARAKQKQEAIINQVTTLLHQLPTIQLQEALEATITSFNGIGGRLYIQQSQEIYTYGEQPQLTYELENIAIEQHPVWQNWISEYKPGQIWPISDLYKQPDFRILALAFKSTRIRGLMIIPLHYRENFIGVLSIFRPELDSEVLWAGRLDPNKHQELPRLSFELWREEKKGQAPAWKPEEIALGKALSHNFAMAIQQQQTYQQIQLLNTNLEVRVQEQTAEIEKTLLLTKALKQVTDQIRRTLDLNKILQTIVQEVRPLLNSDRVLIYQLLNEGNGEVIVEEVNGNWPSVLGMKLPSECFPEEYARLYLRGRVRAIDNIFTDVLSTCHREFLESMQIQANLIVPIKMETQLWGLLVAHHCESPRNWQDAEIDLLQQLADQAAIAIQQAQLYQQSCSAEAEAIAKAAQLEHTLHQLQETQSKLIQTEKMSGLGQLVAGIAHEINNPVNFIYGNLCHASNYTEDILKLLQLYQSHYPDPIAEICETMQTIDFNFVIQDLPKIMSSMKLGSDRIRSIVLSLRNFSRLDEAENKRVDLHEGIDNTLLILQHRLKPHSHFPGIEVMKDYGDLPKVECYAGQMNQVFMNVINNAIDVLTDQIEESSKSADIKLLPAIRISTRVSAQNSYLLISIADNGPGMSEEVKKRIFDPFFTTKPVGKGTGLGLAISYQIVVEKHGGLMECISAPGKGTEFWIEIPLKLTREKNS
- the mltA gene encoding murein transglycosylase A; this translates as MRKTFALLSLSLGIALVNPLWSVVAQVPTTLPIPIPTTPEVLPALQPVNVENACNTQGCLGWDEQLWGQQGDRQALLTSIDHSLRYLGTSKAIATYQNYPIKEITLDRVRRSLLRFRQLVVSSKSAAELQAAVRREFVFYQSVGNDGKGTVKFTAYYEPEYTASRVRTSTYKYPLYKAPANFKEWAKPHPKRVDLEGKDGLLGNKSKLRGLEMLWFRDRMDAYMIHIQGSAQIKLTNGRRTSVGFAGGTDYPWTSIGGELAKDGKLPLSGLTMPKLLSYFRQNPRELNNYLPRWERFVFFQETNGAAATGSISVPVTAERSIATDKSLMPPGALALINNSFPYPAGGGRLQPRRVSRFVLDQDTGSAIKGPGRVDYFMGTGQLAGDRAGITGGNGSLYYLLLK